In the Topomyia yanbarensis strain Yona2022 chromosome 3, ASM3024719v1, whole genome shotgun sequence genome, one interval contains:
- the LOC131689427 gene encoding differentially expressed in FDCP 6-like isoform X2: MTTLLKNVTNSIWHAFRALQQDGSGFVGKSKLKVLTANIATLLDLYGVERGLDHYRSTPMLNFDHYLYYLGQEVFSSVSNELPLSALRNYETKIDEVCWLVCHKDFNVSDAYFKGDAVYQLFRIFCLMADLYGDGIDDNQFTVKIHPSEALIVVKQLLNSLGLDYNNEEKYDYLKKSDNGLNFGEFLEILRFKDYNKVNDYVASICEAIRDIYQTLIMDVIKKGYLFRRGYVLPTFREYFFVLQPCELSYYKHHTDKEVCGTIALDSKFMVKPSISSSGKTERVQKFTLVSGDRTYELGAQDHRTRLQWISALQLAITYSTGREGFQRDTVNRRKQQRELDLRKRQEEEHQRSIHLKQLLETNVQLEQEKIARMAAETQARQFQEVAREDSRRVAELEDVKLCLEKMLEDEIQAKRDEEIVRALQARVLAEEWDKREELESLQAEQMILLEQERQKRMEFEQRQQENEKRFKEAEQKLRQLEEERKKLDRELKQARQKIQLSEDNKGIVEAKLQAMAPTFRKAPDFMIRRTQSFVASDRPVAMAVPR; this comes from the exons ATGACAACGCTGCTGAAAAACGTCACCAACAGTATCTGGCATGCCTTTCGGGCTCTCCAACAGGACGGATCCGGATTCGTGGGAAAGTCGAAGCTTAAG GTACTCACAGCGAACATTGCCACCCTGCTAGACCTGTACGGGGTCGAACGTGGGTTGGACCACTACAGGTCCACACCGATGCTAAATTTCGACCACTACCTATACTATCTCGGCCAGGAGGTGTTTTCGTCCGTTTCCAACGAGCTACCGCTATCCGCGCTCCGAAATTACGAGACCAAAATCGATGAG GTCTGCTGGTTGGTTTGCCACAAGGACTTTAATGTAAGCGATGCCTACTTCAAGGGAGATGCCGTCTATCAGCTGTTCAGGATTTTTTGTCTTATGGCGGATCTGTACGGCGATGGCATAGACGACAATCAGTTCACGGTGAAGATTCATCCGTCGGAAGCACTGATCGTTGTCAAACAGTTGCTGAACTCACTCGGGTTAGACTACAACAACGAAGAGAAGTacgattatttgaaaaaatctgaCAACGGATTGAACTTTGGAGAGTTTCTGGAGATTTTGAGATTCAAAGACTACAACAAGGTGAACGATTACGTGGCTTCTATTTGCGAGGCCATTCGAGATATCTACCAAACTCTGATCATGGATGTGATAAAGAAAGGCTATTTGTTCAGAAGGGGTTATGTTCTCCCCACGTTTCGGGAGTACTTTTTCGTGCTACAACCATGTGAACTGTCGTACTATAAACATCACACGGATAAGGAGGTATGTGGAACAATCGCACTGGACTCGAAGTTTATGGTGAAGCCGAGTATTTCCTCATCAGGAAAGACTGAGCGAGTTCAAAAGTTTACCTTAGTTTCCGGTGATCGAACTTATGAGCTGGGAGCACAAGATCACAGAACGCGACTGCAGTGGATATCGGCCCTGCAGTTGGCAATTACCTACTCAACTGGACGCGAAGGTTTCCAACGGGATACGGTCAATCGGAGGAAACAGCAACGAGAACTAGATCTGAGGAAACGACAGGAGGAGGAACACCAACGTAGTATTCATCTAAAACAGCTATTGGAGACGAATGTTCAGCTGGAACAGGAAAAAATTGCTCGCATGGCAGCCGAGACACAGGCTCGGCAGTTCCAGGAAGTCGCCCGGGAAGATTCTAGACGGGTTGCCGAGCTGGAGGATGTTAAACTCTGTCTGGAGAAGATGCTCGAGGATGAGATTCAAGCTAAACGAGACGAAGAAATTGTGCGTGCATTGCAGGCTCGCGTCCTGGCAGAGGAATGGGACAAGCGAGAGGAACTGGAGAGCCTCCAAGCGGAACAGATGATTTTGCTGGAGCAGGAGCGGCAAAAGCGGATGGAGTTCGAGCAAAGGCAGCAGGAAAATGAAAAACGTTTCAAGGAAGCGGAACAAAAGCTGCGCCAGTTGGAGGAAGAACGCAAAAAGCTGGACCGGGAGTTGAAGCAAGCTCGGCAGAAGATTCAGCTTTCTGAAGATAACAAGGGCATAGTCGAAGCCAAACTACAG
- the LOC131689427 gene encoding differentially expressed in FDCP 6-like isoform X1 — MTTLLKNVTNSIWHAFRALQQDGSGFVGKSKLKVLTANIATLLDLYGVERGLDHYRSTPMLNFDHYLYYLGQEVFSSVSNELPLSALRNYETKIDEVCWLVCHKDFNVSDAYFKGDAVYQLFRIFCLMADLYGDGIDDNQFTVKIHPSEALIVVKQLLNSLGLDYNNEEKYDYLKKSDNGLNFGEFLEILRFKDYNKVNDYVASICEAIRDIYQTLIMDVIKKGYLFRRGYVLPTFREYFFVLQPCELSYYKHHTDKEVCGTIALDSKFMVKPSISSSGKTERVQKFTLVSGDRTYELGAQDHRTRLQWISALQLAITYSTGREGFQRDTVNRRKQQRELDLRKRQEEEHQRSIHLKQLLETNVQLEQEKIARMAAETQARQFQEVAREDSRRVAELEDVKLCLEKMLEDEIQAKRDEEIVRALQARVLAEEWDKREELESLQAEQMILLEQERQKRMEFEQRQQENEKRFKEAEQKLRQLEEERKKLDRELKQARQKIQLSEDNKGIVEAKLQVCAMAPTFRKAPDFMIRRTQSFVASDRPVAMAVPR; from the exons ATGACAACGCTGCTGAAAAACGTCACCAACAGTATCTGGCATGCCTTTCGGGCTCTCCAACAGGACGGATCCGGATTCGTGGGAAAGTCGAAGCTTAAG GTACTCACAGCGAACATTGCCACCCTGCTAGACCTGTACGGGGTCGAACGTGGGTTGGACCACTACAGGTCCACACCGATGCTAAATTTCGACCACTACCTATACTATCTCGGCCAGGAGGTGTTTTCGTCCGTTTCCAACGAGCTACCGCTATCCGCGCTCCGAAATTACGAGACCAAAATCGATGAG GTCTGCTGGTTGGTTTGCCACAAGGACTTTAATGTAAGCGATGCCTACTTCAAGGGAGATGCCGTCTATCAGCTGTTCAGGATTTTTTGTCTTATGGCGGATCTGTACGGCGATGGCATAGACGACAATCAGTTCACGGTGAAGATTCATCCGTCGGAAGCACTGATCGTTGTCAAACAGTTGCTGAACTCACTCGGGTTAGACTACAACAACGAAGAGAAGTacgattatttgaaaaaatctgaCAACGGATTGAACTTTGGAGAGTTTCTGGAGATTTTGAGATTCAAAGACTACAACAAGGTGAACGATTACGTGGCTTCTATTTGCGAGGCCATTCGAGATATCTACCAAACTCTGATCATGGATGTGATAAAGAAAGGCTATTTGTTCAGAAGGGGTTATGTTCTCCCCACGTTTCGGGAGTACTTTTTCGTGCTACAACCATGTGAACTGTCGTACTATAAACATCACACGGATAAGGAGGTATGTGGAACAATCGCACTGGACTCGAAGTTTATGGTGAAGCCGAGTATTTCCTCATCAGGAAAGACTGAGCGAGTTCAAAAGTTTACCTTAGTTTCCGGTGATCGAACTTATGAGCTGGGAGCACAAGATCACAGAACGCGACTGCAGTGGATATCGGCCCTGCAGTTGGCAATTACCTACTCAACTGGACGCGAAGGTTTCCAACGGGATACGGTCAATCGGAGGAAACAGCAACGAGAACTAGATCTGAGGAAACGACAGGAGGAGGAACACCAACGTAGTATTCATCTAAAACAGCTATTGGAGACGAATGTTCAGCTGGAACAGGAAAAAATTGCTCGCATGGCAGCCGAGACACAGGCTCGGCAGTTCCAGGAAGTCGCCCGGGAAGATTCTAGACGGGTTGCCGAGCTGGAGGATGTTAAACTCTGTCTGGAGAAGATGCTCGAGGATGAGATTCAAGCTAAACGAGACGAAGAAATTGTGCGTGCATTGCAGGCTCGCGTCCTGGCAGAGGAATGGGACAAGCGAGAGGAACTGGAGAGCCTCCAAGCGGAACAGATGATTTTGCTGGAGCAGGAGCGGCAAAAGCGGATGGAGTTCGAGCAAAGGCAGCAGGAAAATGAAAAACGTTTCAAGGAAGCGGAACAAAAGCTGCGCCAGTTGGAGGAAGAACGCAAAAAGCTGGACCGGGAGTTGAAGCAAGCTCGGCAGAAGATTCAGCTTTCTGAAGATAACAAGGGCATAGTCGAAGCCAAACTACAGGTTTGT